A genomic window from Streptomyces sp. 846.5 includes:
- a CDS encoding IclR family transcriptional regulator, with product MTQTVDRALVILASLAEGPASLEQAANRIGVHKSTAMRLLRTLEEHGFVHRQPDYRYRLGGRLFSLAQLALESIDVRVVAAPHLAALNERCGHTVHLAVYEDGEVTYVDKLESRYPVRMYSRIGKRAPLTASAVGKVLLADLPEARRREVAEALEYPAYTARSIRSPEALLEELAQVREQGWAVDRSEYEETVNCVAVPIRGIDGRVIAACSISTPTVVAPIGTLRRLVPQLLDTAEAVSLEYGGRGNSRTAPAPS from the coding sequence ATGACACAGACGGTGGACCGGGCGCTGGTCATCCTCGCCTCGCTGGCCGAGGGGCCGGCCTCGCTCGAACAGGCGGCGAACCGGATCGGGGTGCACAAGTCCACCGCGATGCGGCTGCTGCGCACCCTGGAGGAGCACGGCTTCGTGCACCGCCAGCCCGACTACCGCTACCGCCTCGGCGGCAGGCTGTTCTCGCTGGCCCAGCTCGCCCTGGAGAGCATCGACGTCCGGGTCGTCGCCGCGCCCCATCTGGCCGCGCTCAACGAGCGGTGCGGACACACCGTGCACCTCGCCGTCTACGAGGACGGCGAGGTGACCTATGTCGACAAGCTGGAGAGCCGCTACCCGGTCCGGATGTACTCCCGGATCGGCAAGCGGGCGCCGCTCACCGCCTCGGCCGTGGGCAAGGTGCTGCTCGCCGACCTGCCGGAGGCCCGGCGCCGCGAGGTGGCCGAGGCCCTGGAGTACCCCGCCTACACCGCGCGCTCGATCCGCTCGCCCGAGGCCCTGCTGGAGGAGCTGGCGCAGGTGCGGGAACAGGGCTGGGCGGTGGACCGCAGCGAGTACGAGGAGACCGTCAACTGCGTGGCGGTGCCGATCCGCGGCATCGACGGCCGGGTGATCGCCGCCTGCTCGATCTCCACCCCGACCGTGGTGGCCCCGATCGGAACGCTGCGCCGGCTGGTACCCCAGCTCCTGGACACCGCCGAGGCGGTCTCGCTGGAGTACGGCGGCCGGGGGAACTCCCGGACCGCCCCGGCACCCTCCTAG
- a CDS encoding GNAT family N-acetyltransferase produces the protein MSTDDLTIRQAVVADEQALADLNRAVWSWTSEVSPRPAADAGVFDERHSPDQFLIAEQGGRLVGFTRQVPPTSLACNQHVRQIQGLAVDPAVRGKGVGQVLIEAACTAARNQGARRMTLRVLGHNLPARRLYERCGFAVEGVLPEEFWLDGRYVDDVLMGRRLDDQ, from the coding sequence ATGTCTACTGATGATCTGACGATCCGCCAGGCCGTTGTGGCGGACGAGCAGGCCCTGGCCGACCTCAATCGCGCTGTCTGGTCCTGGACGAGCGAAGTCTCCCCGCGTCCTGCCGCGGACGCGGGCGTCTTCGACGAGCGCCACAGCCCTGACCAGTTCCTGATAGCCGAGCAGGGCGGCCGACTGGTCGGATTCACCCGCCAGGTACCGCCCACTTCTCTGGCGTGCAACCAGCATGTCCGGCAGATCCAGGGACTCGCGGTGGACCCCGCCGTTCGTGGCAAGGGCGTCGGGCAGGTCCTGATCGAAGCAGCCTGCACGGCGGCTCGCAACCAGGGAGCGCGCCGCATGACGCTGCGCGTACTCGGTCACAACCTTCCCGCCCGCCGACTGTACGAGCGCTGCGGCTTCGCGGTCGAAGGCGTCCTCCCGGAGGAGTTCTGGCTCGACGGCAGGTACGTCGACGACGTCCTCATGGGCCGTCGCCTGGACGACCAATGA
- a CDS encoding ABC transporter ATP-binding protein, whose translation MNIRKPGSREADVLVDIPGSTAATLLAPPTAFLEVRDLRVHFPTDDGVVKSVDGLSFSLERGKTLGIVGESGSGKSVTSLSIMGLHRIGKKRSAQMTGEIWLDGQELISAAPDEVRKLRGQQMAMIFQDPLTAMHPFFSIGQQIVEAYRVHHPDVSKKAAREHAIQMLDRVGIPQPNKRVDDHPHQFSGGMRQRAMIAMALSNDPSLLIADEPTTALDVTVQAQILDLIRDLQQEFGSAVIIITHDLGVVAELADDILVMYGGRCVEKGPADQIFTSPEHPYTWGLLGSMPRIDREIQERLIPVQGNPPSLINLPTGCAFHPRCPYADRTGGASQTVVPELVQTGPDHHAACHLPLETRHQIFTEEIAPRI comes from the coding sequence ATGAACATCCGCAAGCCCGGTTCCCGGGAAGCCGACGTGCTCGTCGACATCCCCGGCTCCACTGCGGCCACCCTGCTCGCACCGCCGACCGCCTTCCTGGAGGTCCGCGACCTGCGGGTGCACTTCCCCACGGACGACGGCGTCGTCAAATCCGTGGACGGGCTCAGCTTCTCGCTGGAGCGCGGCAAGACCCTCGGCATCGTGGGCGAGTCGGGTTCCGGCAAGTCGGTGACCTCGTTGTCGATCATGGGCCTGCACCGGATCGGCAAGAAGCGCTCCGCCCAGATGACCGGGGAGATCTGGCTGGACGGCCAGGAGCTGATCAGCGCCGCACCGGACGAGGTGCGCAAGCTGCGCGGCCAGCAGATGGCGATGATCTTCCAGGATCCGCTGACGGCCATGCACCCCTTCTTCTCGATCGGTCAGCAGATCGTCGAGGCGTACCGGGTGCACCATCCGGACGTGAGCAAGAAGGCGGCCCGCGAGCACGCCATCCAGATGCTCGACCGCGTCGGCATCCCGCAGCCGAACAAGCGGGTGGACGACCACCCGCACCAGTTCTCCGGCGGTATGCGGCAGCGCGCGATGATCGCGATGGCGCTCTCCAACGACCCGTCCCTGCTGATCGCGGATGAGCCCACCACGGCGCTGGACGTCACCGTCCAGGCGCAGATCCTGGACCTGATCCGGGACCTGCAGCAAGAGTTCGGCTCCGCGGTCATCATCATCACCCACGACCTGGGCGTGGTGGCCGAGCTGGCGGACGACATCCTGGTCATGTACGGCGGCCGCTGCGTGGAGAAGGGTCCCGCGGATCAGATCTTCACCTCGCCGGAGCACCCGTACACCTGGGGCCTACTGGGCTCGATGCCGCGCATCGACCGGGAGATCCAGGAGCGGCTGATCCCGGTGCAGGGCAACCCGCCCAGCCTGATCAACCTGCCGACGGGTTGCGCCTTCCACCCGCGCTGCCCCTACGCGGACCGTACTGGCGGTGCATCGCAGACCGTGGTCCCGGAGCTGGTACAGACCGGCCCCGACCACCACGCCGCCTGCCACCTGCCACTGGAGACCCGGCACCAGATCTTCACCGAGGAGATCGCTCCCCGGATCTAG
- a CDS encoding ABC transporter permease — translation MTAPLHDSGAATLEVPADSAVVPAKILGRSPGRIAWDRLKRDKIALTGGAVVVLLILVAVCASPISALLGHPTDQTHTDLLDPNLGTPKGSFGGISGSFLLGVDPVFGHDIFSRVVYGAQISLIVAFGAALLAVAIGVALGMAAGYFGGWVDSIVSRTMDVLLAFPQLLFSIALVSVLPDKVFGFSGSGPRIGVLIFVIGFFGWPYIGRIVRGQALSLREREFIEAARSLGAGRTHILFKELLPNLVAPILVYTTLMIPTNILTEAALSFLGVGVKPPTPSWGQMLSDATQYYTIDPTYMIVPGLAIFVTVLAFNLFGDGLRDALDPKGN, via the coding sequence ATGACAGCGCCACTCCACGACAGCGGAGCCGCCACCCTGGAGGTTCCCGCTGATTCGGCTGTGGTCCCTGCGAAGATTCTCGGGCGATCGCCCGGGCGGATCGCCTGGGACCGCCTCAAGCGGGACAAAATCGCCCTGACGGGCGGCGCCGTGGTCGTCCTGCTCATCCTCGTCGCAGTCTGCGCCTCGCCGATCTCGGCGCTGCTGGGGCACCCCACCGACCAGACCCACACCGACCTGCTGGACCCGAACCTTGGCACACCCAAGGGCTCGTTCGGCGGCATCAGCGGGAGCTTCCTACTCGGCGTGGACCCGGTGTTCGGCCACGACATCTTCAGCCGCGTGGTCTACGGCGCCCAGATCTCGCTCATCGTCGCCTTCGGCGCGGCGCTGCTCGCGGTCGCCATCGGTGTCGCCCTGGGCATGGCGGCCGGCTACTTCGGCGGCTGGGTCGACTCGATCGTCAGCCGGACCATGGACGTCCTGCTCGCCTTCCCCCAACTGCTGTTCTCCATCGCGCTGGTGTCCGTACTCCCAGATAAGGTGTTCGGCTTCTCCGGCAGTGGTCCCCGGATCGGCGTGCTGATCTTTGTCATCGGGTTCTTCGGCTGGCCCTACATCGGACGCATCGTCCGCGGGCAGGCGCTGTCGCTGCGCGAGCGTGAGTTCATCGAGGCGGCTCGGAGTCTCGGCGCGGGGCGTACGCACATCCTCTTCAAGGAACTGCTGCCGAACCTCGTCGCGCCGATTCTCGTCTACACGACGCTGATGATCCCGACCAACATTCTGACCGAGGCGGCCCTGAGCTTCCTGGGCGTCGGCGTCAAGCCGCCGACACCGTCCTGGGGTCAGATGCTGTCGGACGCGACGCAGTACTACACGATCGACCCGACCTACATGATCGTTCCAGGTCTCGCCATCTTCGTCACCGTCCTCGCCTTCAATCTCTTCGGCGACGGACTGCGCGACGCGCTCGACCCCAAGGGCAACTAG
- a CDS encoding ABC transporter substrate-binding protein: protein MNTRKKVIAAVGLVGVMTLTAACGGSSKPSGGSSSGTGSTKSSFNAAVTSVLNPSTKKGGTLNLWASQDADSWDPVRAYYAFAWDMQRLYTRTLVAYPSATGTAGLKLTPDIASAMPTISADGKTYTFKLKSGIKFDDGTPVTSKDIKYGIERGFAQDILPGGPYYLPTILDEGQKYPGPYKDTDPNKLGLKSVQTPDDSTIVFNLKAPSADFLSYLAMGSAAPVEKSKDTGATYQQHPGSTGPYKIDSYSPNKSVTFVRNPNWDPSTDTIRKALPDKINVTITTNADDLDSRLLAGTADLDIGQVGVQTAAQAKVLTNPTLKAYTDDAPNGFIRYISMQTKVAPFDNVHCRKAVEYAVNGTDLQTARGGPVAGALATNMLPPNILGHDSYDPYNLAAGKPQIDKAKAELALCGKPNGFTTTVAVRNNKPKEVKEGEALQAALKNVGITVNIDQYDGAQSSSVIGAPANVHKKGYGLIVFGWGADFPTASGFLGVLIDGRQILPAGNNNYSEINDPAINALIDDAAKQTDPAASAADYTKINHMVMDQALYIPVVYDQALNYRNPRLTNVVFEQAFGMIDFQALGVSDGK, encoded by the coding sequence GTGAATACGCGCAAGAAGGTCATAGCGGCCGTGGGTCTGGTCGGGGTCATGACCCTGACCGCCGCCTGCGGCGGAAGTTCCAAGCCGAGCGGGGGGAGCAGCTCTGGGACGGGCAGCACCAAGTCGAGCTTCAACGCCGCCGTCACCAGTGTCCTGAACCCTTCCACGAAGAAGGGTGGGACGCTCAACCTCTGGGCGAGCCAGGACGCCGACTCCTGGGACCCGGTCCGCGCGTACTACGCCTTCGCCTGGGACATGCAGCGCCTCTATACGCGCACCCTGGTCGCGTACCCGTCCGCCACTGGCACCGCGGGTCTGAAGCTCACACCGGACATCGCGTCGGCCATGCCGACCATTTCCGCGGACGGCAAGACCTACACCTTCAAGCTGAAGAGTGGCATCAAGTTCGACGACGGCACCCCGGTGACGTCCAAGGACATCAAGTACGGCATCGAGCGCGGCTTCGCCCAGGACATCCTCCCCGGCGGCCCGTACTACCTGCCCACGATCCTGGACGAGGGCCAGAAGTACCCCGGCCCCTACAAGGACACCGACCCGAACAAGCTGGGACTGAAGTCCGTGCAGACGCCGGACGACAGCACCATCGTCTTCAACCTGAAGGCGCCTTCTGCCGACTTCCTGTCCTACCTGGCCATGGGCTCCGCCGCGCCGGTCGAGAAGTCCAAGGACACGGGCGCGACCTATCAGCAGCACCCGGGCTCCACCGGGCCTTACAAGATCGACTCGTACTCGCCGAACAAGTCGGTCACCTTCGTTCGCAACCCGAACTGGGACCCGTCGACGGACACCATCCGCAAGGCGCTTCCGGACAAGATCAACGTCACCATCACCACCAACGCGGACGACCTGGACAGCCGCCTGCTGGCCGGTACCGCGGACCTGGACATCGGCCAGGTCGGCGTGCAGACCGCCGCCCAGGCGAAGGTCCTGACGAACCCGACGCTGAAGGCGTACACGGACGACGCCCCCAACGGCTTCATCCGCTACATCTCCATGCAGACCAAGGTCGCCCCGTTCGACAACGTCCACTGCCGCAAGGCCGTGGAGTACGCGGTGAACGGCACGGACCTGCAGACCGCCCGTGGCGGACCGGTCGCCGGCGCGCTGGCCACCAACATGCTGCCGCCGAACATCCTCGGCCACGACAGCTACGACCCGTACAACCTGGCGGCCGGCAAGCCCCAGATCGACAAGGCCAAGGCCGAGCTCGCGCTCTGCGGCAAGCCGAACGGCTTCACCACCACGGTCGCGGTGCGTAACAACAAGCCGAAGGAGGTCAAGGAGGGCGAGGCTCTCCAGGCCGCCCTCAAGAACGTCGGCATCACGGTCAACATCGACCAGTACGACGGCGCCCAGTCCTCCTCGGTGATCGGTGCCCCGGCGAACGTCCACAAGAAGGGCTACGGCCTGATCGTCTTCGGTTGGGGCGCGGACTTCCCGACCGCCTCCGGCTTCCTCGGCGTGCTGATCGACGGACGTCAGATCCTGCCCGCCGGCAACAACAACTACTCCGAGATCAACGACCCGGCGATCAACGCCCTGATCGACGACGCGGCGAAGCAGACCGACCCGGCAGCGTCGGCCGCCGACTACACCAAGATCAACCACATGGTGATGGACCAGGCGCTTTACATCCCCGTGGTGTACGACCAGGCCCTGAACTACCGCAACCCGCGACTCACGAACGTCGTGTTCGAGCAGGCGTTCGGCATGATCGATTTCCAGGCGCTCGGCGTCTCCGACGGCAAGTGA
- a CDS encoding dipeptide ABC transporter ATP-binding protein, whose amino-acid sequence MADDSSTVATATVPAPSPAPAAEGEPLLKVNGLVKHFPIKKGLLQRQVGAVQAVDGLTFDVRQGETLGVVGESGCGKSTMGRLVTRLLEPTGGKIEFEGVDITHLGTARMRPLRRDIQMIFQDPYSSLNPRHTVGTIVGAPFRLQKIKTEHGVKRAVQDMLELCGLNPEHYNRYPHEFSGGQRQRIGIARALALRPKMIVADEPVSALDVSIQAQVVNLLDDLQKELGLTYIVIAHDLSVVRHVSDRVAVMYLGKIVELADRESLYANPLHPYTNALMSAVPVPDTTRKGAGKRERIRLTGDVPSPIDPPSGCRFRTRCWKAQDICAAEEPPLNALATGHQVACHFPENAPA is encoded by the coding sequence ATGGCTGATGACAGCTCCACCGTCGCGACGGCGACTGTCCCCGCGCCCTCACCTGCACCGGCCGCCGAAGGCGAACCGCTGCTGAAGGTTAACGGACTGGTCAAGCACTTCCCCATCAAGAAGGGGCTGCTGCAGCGCCAGGTGGGGGCCGTCCAGGCCGTGGACGGACTTACCTTTGACGTGCGCCAGGGCGAGACTCTCGGAGTCGTCGGCGAGTCCGGCTGCGGCAAGTCCACGATGGGCCGGCTGGTCACCCGCCTGCTGGAGCCCACCGGCGGGAAGATCGAGTTCGAGGGGGTGGACATCACCCACCTGGGAACCGCCCGGATGCGCCCGCTGCGCCGGGACATTCAGATGATCTTCCAGGACCCGTACTCCTCGCTGAACCCCCGGCACACCGTCGGCACCATCGTCGGCGCACCGTTCCGGCTACAGAAGATCAAGACCGAGCACGGCGTCAAGCGCGCGGTCCAGGACATGCTGGAGCTTTGCGGCCTCAACCCGGAGCACTACAACCGCTACCCGCATGAGTTCTCCGGCGGCCAGCGGCAGCGCATCGGCATCGCCAGGGCGCTGGCCCTGCGGCCCAAGATGATCGTCGCGGATGAGCCGGTGTCGGCGCTGGACGTGTCGATTCAGGCGCAGGTCGTCAACCTGCTGGACGACCTCCAGAAGGAACTCGGCCTCACCTACATCGTCATCGCCCATGACCTCTCGGTGGTCCGGCATGTCTCGGACCGGGTCGCTGTGATGTACCTCGGCAAGATCGTGGAGCTGGCCGACCGTGAGTCGCTCTACGCGAACCCGTTGCACCCCTACACCAACGCGCTGATGTCGGCCGTTCCGGTGCCCGACACCACCCGCAAGGGCGCGGGCAAGCGCGAGCGGATCCGTCTCACCGGGGACGTCCCCTCGCCGATCGACCCGCCCTCCGGCTGCCGGTTCCGTACCCGCTGCTGGAAGGCCCAGGACATCTGCGCCGCGGAGGAGCCGCCGCTGAACGCGCTCGCCACGGGCCATCAGGTCGCCTGCCACTTCCCGGAGAACGCCCCGGCCTAG
- a CDS encoding enhanced serine sensitivity protein SseB C-terminal domain-containing protein codes for MGENVVVEPGGGSAVEQALREVSPGRYDAYEALLRAVGESQVWMLLWHGEAGRPDAQYGNMEVGGFGYAPCVTSPEQLAASGWSRAWQVSAGRDIAAALYRERWGLWLNPHQPGGGVGLPWADLRRIAGGLDRLPAGPLVIGDPQAENPQLAADRFYALLNQAAQGTPAVRSLRRAWVRPAWGEPYLVIGLDLFDSGPQAVESVRLMMQHALPGAPAGVAVSTVAMSDPYDPVAMWLQARAAPFFDRTASGGGYGYPYYPR; via the coding sequence ATGGGAGAGAACGTCGTGGTGGAGCCAGGGGGCGGGAGCGCCGTCGAACAGGCGCTGCGGGAGGTGTCCCCGGGGCGTTACGACGCCTATGAGGCCTTGCTGCGCGCCGTCGGCGAGAGCCAGGTGTGGATGCTGTTGTGGCACGGTGAGGCCGGCCGGCCCGACGCCCAGTACGGCAACATGGAGGTCGGCGGCTTCGGCTACGCCCCCTGCGTGACCTCCCCCGAGCAGCTCGCCGCCAGCGGCTGGAGCCGCGCCTGGCAGGTCAGCGCCGGCCGTGACATCGCGGCCGCGCTCTACCGCGAGCGCTGGGGGCTGTGGCTGAACCCGCACCAGCCCGGTGGCGGGGTCGGGCTGCCCTGGGCCGACCTGCGCCGGATCGCCGGCGGCCTGGACCGGCTGCCGGCCGGACCGCTGGTGATCGGAGATCCGCAGGCGGAGAACCCCCAGCTCGCCGCCGACCGGTTCTACGCCCTGCTCAACCAGGCCGCCCAGGGCACCCCGGCGGTGCGCTCGCTGCGCCGGGCCTGGGTCCGCCCGGCCTGGGGCGAGCCCTATCTGGTGATCGGACTCGACCTGTTCGACTCGGGGCCGCAGGCGGTCGAGTCGGTGCGGCTGATGATGCAGCACGCCCTGCCCGGCGCCCCGGCCGGGGTCGCGGTGTCGACGGTCGCGATGTCCGACCCCTACGACCCGGTGGCGATGTGGCTGCAGGCGCGCGCGGCGCCGTTCTTCGACCGCACGGCGAGTGGCGGCGGGTACGGATACCCGTACTACCCGCGGTAG
- a CDS encoding glycosyl hydrolase 53 family protein, translating to MPHLLPRFTRALAVTALLAVTLLVGAPATIASAASTVTNGGFETDAKGTATPTGWTTYSANGTGAAAYTEAGGHSGSYRLTHYSASAYSVNTYQYLSGLTNGNYTLTAWVRSGGGQNSVYVGLTNCGGTDKKTYVPTMADGNWVRIVVATTVSNNQCTINLVSDAKAGNWANFDDISFTSGYASLAVRGGDVSSLQRGENLGGIYYNSSGTQQDALTILGNAGMNYARLRVWVNPADGFDNEAQLLAMAKQVKAKGMGLLLDLHYSDTWADPGKQAIPAAWAGYTLAQLETAVYNYSKQITTDLVAQGTAPDMVQTGNEINAGMLWTYGSTSNWSQFAALLKSGISGVKAADSSAKIMLHIANGAADATAKAWYQNAVNYGVPFDLIGLSYYDYWHGPLDQLQTTLDDLAATFGKPVLVAETAYPWTLANGDSETNSVTSTNTTLDAGYAATPAGQAANFRDVLSVVQAVPNGLGWGAFYWEPTWTVVSGNGWDPTNASSGDGWENQAMFDFSDKAMSVVSDYAAR from the coding sequence ATGCCCCACCTGCTCCCGCGGTTCACCAGAGCCCTCGCGGTGACCGCCCTGCTCGCGGTCACCCTGCTGGTCGGAGCCCCCGCCACCATCGCCAGTGCCGCGAGCACCGTCACCAACGGCGGCTTCGAGACCGACGCCAAGGGGACCGCCACCCCCACCGGCTGGACCACCTACTCGGCCAACGGCACCGGGGCGGCCGCCTACACCGAGGCCGGCGGCCACAGCGGCAGCTACCGGCTCACCCACTACTCCGCCAGCGCCTACTCGGTGAACACCTATCAGTACCTGAGCGGGCTCACCAACGGGAACTACACGCTCACCGCCTGGGTGCGCTCCGGCGGCGGCCAGAACTCGGTGTACGTCGGGCTCACCAACTGCGGCGGCACCGACAAGAAGACGTACGTCCCCACCATGGCCGACGGCAACTGGGTCCGGATCGTGGTCGCCACCACGGTCAGCAACAACCAGTGCACCATCAACCTGGTCTCCGACGCCAAGGCCGGGAACTGGGCCAACTTCGACGACATCAGCTTCACCTCCGGCTACGCCTCGCTGGCGGTCCGCGGCGGTGACGTCTCCAGCCTGCAGCGCGGCGAGAACCTCGGCGGCATCTACTACAACAGCTCGGGGACCCAGCAGGACGCGCTCACCATCCTGGGCAACGCCGGGATGAACTACGCCCGGCTCCGGGTCTGGGTGAACCCGGCCGACGGCTTCGACAACGAGGCCCAGCTGCTCGCCATGGCCAAGCAGGTCAAGGCCAAGGGCATGGGGCTGCTGCTGGACCTGCACTACTCCGACACCTGGGCCGACCCCGGCAAGCAGGCGATACCGGCGGCCTGGGCCGGTTACACCCTGGCCCAGCTGGAGACCGCGGTCTACAACTACTCCAAGCAGATCACCACCGACCTGGTCGCCCAGGGCACCGCCCCGGACATGGTGCAGACCGGCAACGAGATCAACGCGGGCATGCTCTGGACCTACGGCTCCACCTCCAACTGGAGCCAGTTCGCCGCCCTGCTCAAGTCCGGCATCAGCGGCGTCAAGGCCGCCGACTCCTCGGCGAAGATCATGCTGCACATCGCCAACGGCGCGGCCGACGCCACCGCCAAGGCCTGGTACCAGAACGCGGTGAACTACGGAGTCCCCTTCGACCTCATCGGCCTCTCGTACTACGACTACTGGCACGGCCCGCTGGACCAGCTGCAGACCACCCTGGACGACCTCGCCGCGACCTTCGGCAAGCCGGTCCTGGTGGCCGAGACCGCCTACCCGTGGACCCTGGCCAACGGCGACTCCGAGACCAACTCGGTGACCTCGACCAACACCACCCTGGACGCCGGGTACGCGGCGACCCCGGCCGGGCAGGCGGCCAACTTCCGCGACGTCCTGTCGGTGGTCCAGGCCGTCCCCAACGGACTGGGCTGGGGCGCCTTCTACTGGGAGCCGACCTGGACCGTGGTCTCCGGCAACGGCTGGGACCCCACCAACGCGAGCTCCGGTGACGGCTGGGAGAACCAGGCCATGTTCGACTTCTCCGACAAGGCCATGAGCGTGGTCAGCGACTACGCCGCACGCTGA
- a CDS encoding trimeric intracellular cation channel family protein, which yields MTSQIFAPGVQQVLDTVGIFVFALSGGLLAVRKNLDIFGIAVLAEVTALGGGVFRDLIIGAVPPAAFQNMGYFFTPLAAALVVFFLHPEVQRINRTIQVLDAAGLGLFCVTGTAKAHDFGLGSVADIALGMATAVGGSVARDLLAHELPSLLRWDRALYAVPALVGSTVVAVLIALGRLDGVTGTLAALVAFVLRLLALRYDWRAPRAWHRGSGSSAADDPA from the coding sequence GTGACGTCACAGATCTTCGCCCCGGGCGTGCAGCAGGTGCTCGACACGGTCGGCATCTTCGTCTTCGCCCTGTCCGGCGGCCTGCTGGCGGTCCGGAAGAACCTGGACATCTTCGGCATCGCTGTGCTGGCCGAGGTCACCGCGCTGGGCGGCGGGGTGTTCCGGGACCTGATCATCGGCGCGGTGCCGCCCGCCGCCTTCCAGAACATGGGGTACTTCTTCACCCCGCTGGCAGCCGCGCTGGTGGTCTTCTTCCTGCACCCGGAGGTGCAGCGGATCAACCGCACCATCCAGGTGCTGGACGCGGCCGGGCTCGGGCTGTTCTGCGTGACCGGGACCGCCAAGGCCCATGACTTCGGCCTGGGTTCGGTCGCCGACATCGCGCTGGGCATGGCCACCGCGGTCGGCGGCAGCGTGGCCCGCGACCTGCTCGCCCACGAGCTGCCCTCGCTGCTGCGCTGGGACCGGGCCCTCTACGCGGTGCCCGCGCTGGTCGGCTCGACCGTCGTCGCGGTGCTGATCGCGCTCGGCCGGCTGGACGGCGTCACCGGCACCCTGGCCGCGCTGGTCGCGTTCGTACTGCGGCTGCTGGCGCTGCGATACGACTGGCGCGCGCCCAGGGCCTGGCACCGGGGGAGCGGCAGCAGCGCGGCGGACGACCCTGCCTAG
- a CDS encoding ABC transporter permease: MLLYIIRRLVNVVAMLLVVSMITFGIFFAVPKLTGTDPVMLYVGKNANPVAIAGLRVKLGLDKPIYEQYGMYLKGIVVGRTYNNGPDVTKCPAPCLGYSVQNDTPVWPTLTSALPVTAALAAGASVIWLVFGVGTGVLSALRKRSLTDRITMVTALAGVSLPIYFTGLISSAVLIYNLNWLPQTHDVSFSDSPWVFFQNMLLPWVTLAFLYAATYARLTRATMLDVMGEDYIRTARAKGLTERIVVGKHAMRSTLTPILTIFGMDLGGLIGGAVLTENVFNLHGLGYEALAGITHNDLPVIMGVTLFAAFFIVMANLIVDLLYAVVDPRVRLA, encoded by the coding sequence GTGCTCCTGTACATCATCCGGCGACTCGTGAACGTGGTCGCCATGCTGCTGGTGGTCTCCATGATCACCTTTGGCATCTTCTTCGCGGTGCCCAAACTGACCGGTACTGACCCCGTCATGCTCTACGTCGGCAAGAACGCCAACCCTGTGGCGATCGCCGGACTGCGCGTCAAGCTCGGTCTGGACAAGCCGATCTACGAGCAGTACGGGATGTACCTCAAGGGCATCGTCGTCGGCCGGACCTACAACAACGGTCCGGACGTCACGAAGTGCCCTGCGCCCTGCCTGGGTTACTCCGTCCAGAACGACACCCCGGTCTGGCCCACGTTGACCTCGGCACTGCCGGTCACCGCGGCCCTGGCCGCGGGGGCCTCGGTGATCTGGCTGGTGTTCGGCGTGGGTACCGGCGTCCTGTCGGCCCTGCGCAAACGATCACTCACCGACCGCATCACCATGGTCACCGCCCTGGCGGGAGTGTCGCTACCCATCTACTTCACCGGGCTGATCAGCTCGGCGGTGCTGATCTACAACCTCAACTGGCTTCCACAGACGCATGATGTGAGCTTCAGCGACTCGCCGTGGGTGTTCTTCCAGAACATGCTGCTGCCCTGGGTCACCCTCGCCTTCCTCTATGCCGCCACCTATGCGCGGCTGACGCGGGCCACCATGCTGGATGTCATGGGCGAGGACTACATCAGGACCGCGCGGGCCAAGGGCCTCACCGAGCGGATCGTCGTCGGCAAGCACGCCATGCGCTCCACGCTGACCCCGATCCTCACCATCTTCGGCATGGACCTCGGTGGTCTCATCGGCGGTGCGGTGCTCACCGAGAACGTCTTCAACCTGCACGGTCTCGGCTACGAGGCACTCGCCGGAATCACGCACAACGACCTCCCGGTGATCATGGGCGTCACTCTCTTCGCCGCCTTCTTCATCGTGATGGCCAACCTGATCGTCGACCTGCTCTACGCGGTCGTCGACCCCCGAGTGAGGCTCGCATGA